From a region of the Syngnathoides biaculeatus isolate LvHL_M chromosome 2, ASM1980259v1, whole genome shotgun sequence genome:
- the LOC133509459 gene encoding DDRGK domain-containing protein 1-like isoform X2, translating into MDIVLYLIAAALLAVLLLFAVKLRKRTEEADREHERAVVQAASVRPRAAAEERGAGMPRRRRNLAGAMANRRPQREAVALEQEQQQQQQQQEEEEEDDGAEEQTFQPSVKIGAKKQRKLEEKQAKKAQREAELEEREERKRMQELRDQERREEEEKERLLEKKQEEDERRAKEEQEKREEEEYLKLKASFVIEDQGEEEQLNEDQSRNLLQEFIDYIQSSKVVLLEDLASHFGMRTKDAIARLQELLAEGSLTGVIDDRGKFISITPAELDAVAQFIKQRGRISITELAQASNTLINLKPENRNTA; encoded by the exons ATGGATATTGTATTGTACCTGATAGCTGCCGCTCTCCTCGCTGTGCTGCTGCTGTTTGCGGTGAAGTTGCGGAAGAGGACGGAGGAAG CTGACAGAGAGCATGAGCGAGCTGTTGTCCAAGCGGCGAGCGTCCGTCCACGGGCCGCTGCTGAGGAGCGAGGAGCTGGCATGCCGCGGAGGAGGAGAAACCTTGCAGGAGCTATGGCAAACAGACGACCACAGAGGGAAGCAGTGGCGCTTG AacaagagcagcagcagcagcagcagcagcaggaggaggaggaggaagatgatggAGCAGAAGAGCAGACTTTTCAGCCATCTGTGAAAATTGGAGCCAAGAAGCAACGGAAGCTGGAAGAGAAACAGGCTAAGAAAGCCCAGCGAGAG GCTGAGCTCGAGGAGCGTGAAGAAAGGAAGAGGATGCAGGAGCTCAGAGACCAGGAGAGacgagaggaggaagagaaagaaCGGCTTCTAGAAAAGAAACAG GAAGAGGACGAGCGGCGAGCCAAAGAGGAGCAGGAGaaacgggaggaggaggagtaccTCAAGCTTAAAGCCTCCTTTGTGATAGAAGACCAGGGTGAGGAGGAGCAACTCAATGAAGACCAG TCACGTAATCTTCTCCAAGAATTCATCGATTACATACAG AGCTCTAAAGTTGTTCTGCTGGAGGACTTGGCCTCACATTTTGGAATGAGAACAAAAGATGCTATTGCTAGACTGCAGGAACTGCTAGCAGAAGGCTCCCTCACAG GGGTCATTGATGACAGGGGGAAATTTATCTCCATCACTCCGGCAGAATTGGACGCGGTGGCACAGTTCATCAAGCAAAGAGGGCGAATTTCTATCACGGAGTTGGCCCAAGCCAGTAACACTTTGATCAATTTGAAACCAGAGAACCGCAACACTGCTTGA
- the LOC133509459 gene encoding DDRGK domain-containing protein 1-like isoform X1 produces MDIVLYLIAAALLAVLLLFAVKLRKRTEEADREHERAVVQAASVRPRAAAEERGAGMPRRRRNLAGAMANRRPQREAVALEEQEQQQQQQQQEEEEEDDGAEEQTFQPSVKIGAKKQRKLEEKQAKKAQREAELEEREERKRMQELRDQERREEEEKERLLEKKQEEDERRAKEEQEKREEEEYLKLKASFVIEDQGEEEQLNEDQSRNLLQEFIDYIQSSKVVLLEDLASHFGMRTKDAIARLQELLAEGSLTGVIDDRGKFISITPAELDAVAQFIKQRGRISITELAQASNTLINLKPENRNTA; encoded by the exons ATGGATATTGTATTGTACCTGATAGCTGCCGCTCTCCTCGCTGTGCTGCTGCTGTTTGCGGTGAAGTTGCGGAAGAGGACGGAGGAAG CTGACAGAGAGCATGAGCGAGCTGTTGTCCAAGCGGCGAGCGTCCGTCCACGGGCCGCTGCTGAGGAGCGAGGAGCTGGCATGCCGCGGAGGAGGAGAAACCTTGCAGGAGCTATGGCAAACAGACGACCACAGAGGGAAGCAGTGGCGCTTG AAGAacaagagcagcagcagcagcagcagcagcaggaggaggaggaggaagatgatggAGCAGAAGAGCAGACTTTTCAGCCATCTGTGAAAATTGGAGCCAAGAAGCAACGGAAGCTGGAAGAGAAACAGGCTAAGAAAGCCCAGCGAGAG GCTGAGCTCGAGGAGCGTGAAGAAAGGAAGAGGATGCAGGAGCTCAGAGACCAGGAGAGacgagaggaggaagagaaagaaCGGCTTCTAGAAAAGAAACAG GAAGAGGACGAGCGGCGAGCCAAAGAGGAGCAGGAGaaacgggaggaggaggagtaccTCAAGCTTAAAGCCTCCTTTGTGATAGAAGACCAGGGTGAGGAGGAGCAACTCAATGAAGACCAG TCACGTAATCTTCTCCAAGAATTCATCGATTACATACAG AGCTCTAAAGTTGTTCTGCTGGAGGACTTGGCCTCACATTTTGGAATGAGAACAAAAGATGCTATTGCTAGACTGCAGGAACTGCTAGCAGAAGGCTCCCTCACAG GGGTCATTGATGACAGGGGGAAATTTATCTCCATCACTCCGGCAGAATTGGACGCGGTGGCACAGTTCATCAAGCAAAGAGGGCGAATTTCTATCACGGAGTTGGCCCAAGCCAGTAACACTTTGATCAATTTGAAACCAGAGAACCGCAACACTGCTTGA
- the cars2 gene encoding probable cysteine--tRNA ligase, mitochondrial isoform X2, whose product MWRNAVKSFLRRTKGLNVRVNIRGSCSSRSEKKWIMPDGFDTGLKTFNSLTKQKEPLILAREGVATWYSCGPTVYDHAHLGHACSYVRFDVLQRILSRLFGVTVLHAMVITDIDDKIIQRGWQENISPTIIARMYEEEFKKDMMSLKVIPPAVYVRVTENVPRIVAFIQRIIENGNAYATKEGDVYFDIQSIGDRYGKFGGAGDSQESAGSSSKKDVRDFALWKRSKPQEPHWDSPWGQGRPGWHIECSTIASSMFGSQLDIHSGGIDLAFPHHENEVAQSEAYHQCEQWANYFLHSGHLHLKGSAEKMSKSLKNYITIKEFLQSHSADEFRMFCLLTKYRSAIDYSDSSMLEARVSLATISTFYNDAQAYIKGQLQCLPVQDALLWDRLAQTKARVMTALADDFDTPRAMHAITDMVYQGNCQLQSVSTVAGTTRSPAVFGAMMAYIRDILDVFGIDPLDNKDAETISQSGSLQAVVEQLSQFRSQVRAFALARQSSTSEKFPEALYPDRIPLLKASDDLRKNLAPLGVLIKDRGGNSTWELTKRAPELTDKMKPSTDKAVSG is encoded by the exons ATGTGGAGAAACGCGGTCAAGTCGTTTCTACGGCGAACCAAAGGACTCAATGTACGAGTAAATATCCGTGGCTCATGCAGCAGCAGAAGCGAGAAGAAGTGGATCATGCCCGATGGATTTGACACAGGATTAAAGACTTTCAACAGCCTCACCAAACAGAAAGAGCCCCTGATTCTGGCTCGAGAGGGAGTAGCCACATG GTACAGCTGTGGTCCCACCGTGTACGACCACGCCCACTTGGGCCACGCATG TTCATACGTCAGATTTGATGTGCTACAGAGAATCCTGTCCAGGTTGTTTGGCGTCACGGTCCTCCACGCCATGGTCATCACAGACATTGATGACAAGATCATCCAAAGAGGTTGGCAG GAGAACATCTCACCCACCATCATTGCCAGAATGTATGAGGAGGAATTCAAGAAGGATATGATGTCATTGAAG gtgattcctcctgcagtgtatgtaaGAGTCACTGAGAACGTGCCGCGAATTGTGGCCTTCATTCAGAGAATCATCGAGAACGGAAATGCCTACGCCACAAAAGAAG GTGATGTTTATTTTGATATCCAGTCCATTGGGGATCGCTACGGCAAGTTTGGGGGAGCTGGGGATTCTCAAGAAAGCGCCG GTAGCTCCAGTAAAAAAGATGTGAGGGATTTTGCTCTGTGGAAGCGATCAAAACCTCAAGAACCACACTGGGACTCTCCTTGGGGCCAAGGAAGACCGGGGTGGCATATCGAGTGTTCCACCATCGCAAG CTCAATGTTCGGGAGTCAGCTGGATATCCACTCAGGTGGCATTGACCTGGCTTTCCCTCACCACGAGAATGAGGTGGCACAAAGCGAAGCCTATCATCAGTGTGAGCAGTGGGCCAATTACTTCCTGCACTCAG GGCATTTACACCTCAAAGGGAGTGCAGAGAAAATGTCCAAATCTCTGAAAAACTACATCACCATTAAG GAGTTCCTACAGTCTCACTCTGCCGATGAGTTTCGGATGTTCTGCCTCTTGACCAAATACCGATCAG CTATAGATTACAGTGACAGCAGCATGTTGGAGGCGCGGGTCTCCCTGGCAACCATCTCTACTTTCTATAATGACGCTCAGGCCTACATAAAGGGTCAGCTGCAGTGTTTGCCCGTGCAAGACGCATTACTCTGGGACAG GTTAGCTCAGACGAAAGCACGTGTGATGACAGCCCTGGCtgatgactttgacaccccgaGAGCCATGCATGCCATCACAGATATGGTTTACCAGGGAAACTGCCAGCTGCAGTCGGTTTCCACG GTTGCAGGAACAACCAGAAGTCCAGCAGTTTTTGGAGCCATGATGGCCTACATAAGAGACATTTTGGACGTCTTTGGGATCGACCCCTTAGATAACAAG GACGCGGAGACCATAAGCCAATCGGGAAGCTTACAGGCTGTTGTCGAGCAGCTGTCTCAATTCCGAAGTCAAGTCAGAGCCTTCGCCCTCGCCCGTCAGTCAAGCACGTCTGAGAAGTTTCCAGAAGCACTTTATCCAGACAGAATCCCGCTCCTTAAAGCAAGTGACGATTTGAGGAAGAACCTGGCACCGCTTGGGGTGCTTATAAAA GATCGAGGAGGCAACTCCACTTGGGAGCTAACGAAAAGAGCACCAGAACTGACAGACAAGATGAAACCCAGCACAGACAAAGCAGTCAGCGGATGA
- the cars2 gene encoding probable cysteine--tRNA ligase, mitochondrial isoform X1: MLLGHSMWRNAVKSFLRRTKGLNVRVNIRGSCSSRSEKKWIMPDGFDTGLKTFNSLTKQKEPLILAREGVATWYSCGPTVYDHAHLGHACSYVRFDVLQRILSRLFGVTVLHAMVITDIDDKIIQRGWQENISPTIIARMYEEEFKKDMMSLKVIPPAVYVRVTENVPRIVAFIQRIIENGNAYATKEGDVYFDIQSIGDRYGKFGGAGDSQESAGSSSKKDVRDFALWKRSKPQEPHWDSPWGQGRPGWHIECSTIASSMFGSQLDIHSGGIDLAFPHHENEVAQSEAYHQCEQWANYFLHSGHLHLKGSAEKMSKSLKNYITIKEFLQSHSADEFRMFCLLTKYRSAIDYSDSSMLEARVSLATISTFYNDAQAYIKGQLQCLPVQDALLWDRLAQTKARVMTALADDFDTPRAMHAITDMVYQGNCQLQSVSTVAGTTRSPAVFGAMMAYIRDILDVFGIDPLDNKDAETISQSGSLQAVVEQLSQFRSQVRAFALARQSSTSEKFPEALYPDRIPLLKASDDLRKNLAPLGVLIKDRGGNSTWELTKRAPELTDKMKPSTDKAVSG; the protein is encoded by the exons ATGTTGCTAGGTCACAGCATGTGGAGAAACGCGGTCAAGTCGTTTCTACGGCGAACCAAAGGACTCAATGTACGAGTAAATATCCGTGGCTCATGCAGCAGCAGAAGCGAGAAGAAGTGGATCATGCCCGATGGATTTGACACAGGATTAAAGACTTTCAACAGCCTCACCAAACAGAAAGAGCCCCTGATTCTGGCTCGAGAGGGAGTAGCCACATG GTACAGCTGTGGTCCCACCGTGTACGACCACGCCCACTTGGGCCACGCATG TTCATACGTCAGATTTGATGTGCTACAGAGAATCCTGTCCAGGTTGTTTGGCGTCACGGTCCTCCACGCCATGGTCATCACAGACATTGATGACAAGATCATCCAAAGAGGTTGGCAG GAGAACATCTCACCCACCATCATTGCCAGAATGTATGAGGAGGAATTCAAGAAGGATATGATGTCATTGAAG gtgattcctcctgcagtgtatgtaaGAGTCACTGAGAACGTGCCGCGAATTGTGGCCTTCATTCAGAGAATCATCGAGAACGGAAATGCCTACGCCACAAAAGAAG GTGATGTTTATTTTGATATCCAGTCCATTGGGGATCGCTACGGCAAGTTTGGGGGAGCTGGGGATTCTCAAGAAAGCGCCG GTAGCTCCAGTAAAAAAGATGTGAGGGATTTTGCTCTGTGGAAGCGATCAAAACCTCAAGAACCACACTGGGACTCTCCTTGGGGCCAAGGAAGACCGGGGTGGCATATCGAGTGTTCCACCATCGCAAG CTCAATGTTCGGGAGTCAGCTGGATATCCACTCAGGTGGCATTGACCTGGCTTTCCCTCACCACGAGAATGAGGTGGCACAAAGCGAAGCCTATCATCAGTGTGAGCAGTGGGCCAATTACTTCCTGCACTCAG GGCATTTACACCTCAAAGGGAGTGCAGAGAAAATGTCCAAATCTCTGAAAAACTACATCACCATTAAG GAGTTCCTACAGTCTCACTCTGCCGATGAGTTTCGGATGTTCTGCCTCTTGACCAAATACCGATCAG CTATAGATTACAGTGACAGCAGCATGTTGGAGGCGCGGGTCTCCCTGGCAACCATCTCTACTTTCTATAATGACGCTCAGGCCTACATAAAGGGTCAGCTGCAGTGTTTGCCCGTGCAAGACGCATTACTCTGGGACAG GTTAGCTCAGACGAAAGCACGTGTGATGACAGCCCTGGCtgatgactttgacaccccgaGAGCCATGCATGCCATCACAGATATGGTTTACCAGGGAAACTGCCAGCTGCAGTCGGTTTCCACG GTTGCAGGAACAACCAGAAGTCCAGCAGTTTTTGGAGCCATGATGGCCTACATAAGAGACATTTTGGACGTCTTTGGGATCGACCCCTTAGATAACAAG GACGCGGAGACCATAAGCCAATCGGGAAGCTTACAGGCTGTTGTCGAGCAGCTGTCTCAATTCCGAAGTCAAGTCAGAGCCTTCGCCCTCGCCCGTCAGTCAAGCACGTCTGAGAAGTTTCCAGAAGCACTTTATCCAGACAGAATCCCGCTCCTTAAAGCAAGTGACGATTTGAGGAAGAACCTGGCACCGCTTGGGGTGCTTATAAAA GATCGAGGAGGCAACTCCACTTGGGAGCTAACGAAAAGAGCACCAGAACTGACAGACAAGATGAAACCCAGCACAGACAAAGCAGTCAGCGGATGA